The window GCCGCATATGCAAGCGTAACGCTACCTAGCGAGATTTAAAATCACAAGTCAAGTCATCACTTGCTGCTTAAACAAACGACAAAATAAAGGTCAGATAACAATAAGAAAAGCTTATCGCAAGTTTTGATCTTGACTGCATCGAGGAAATATATACTAGATGTGCGTTTGCTGCCTTGCTGAACACGGCAGCATTTCACTGAACCTAAGAGAAAAGGAGATCACCATGAATGCCGGAGGAAAAGTTGTACAATCAGGTTTGCCCCCCATATCAGCTGAACACTTTAATCGACTTCTTCACGCTCAAGTAGGTGAAGAAATGAGCTGGATGGACACCAGCACAAACCCCGGTACAGTTGACCCTGAAGAGCTCGTGGCAAAAGGCGAAGCAGGCGCAAAACTTCTGGCCCTTTATGTGATGAAAGATGCGAATGGAGCACTAAGATTTTCGCCTCAGTTTTCAGATGTTTATCGAAAAGTGCTTACAACACGTTCACAAGAACTTGTTGCGGAAGAAAAAGCTAAATTTGAAATTATTCCTCTTGAGACAAAGCTAAAAGATCTTGGTCTCAACGAAACAGAAAGAGCAATTGTTCAGGATATTCGCGAAGCAGGCGCTTACCTTGAGCAAGCATATCGAGCACAGCTTGGTGCAGCTTCGTATGCTCCGAAACAAGAAGCTGGAAGTTTTTCCCTCGACGAGCTCAATCACGGACCATGGTGTAGTCAAAACACAGATCCACTTTGCACTACAGACCCTTCTTTCCCTCCAAAAAGAACAAGCCTTTATTCAGATGCTGTACGCAACCCCGACGGAAGCCCTAACTGTGACCTCATCACCAAAAAATTTTCTAATCCCTTCAGTGTCGTAAGAGATGGAAAAAATGGTCCAGAAGAAGTGCCTTATGCAGTAGCCTACGGCAACTTTGTTGCACCAGCAGCCGCAGCTTTAAAAAGGGCTGCTACAAAAGCAGGTGAAATTGGTGACACAGCGCTTCAAGCTTATCTTTCTCAAACGGCCGAAGGATTTTTAAGCGAAAAACCCTTTCCCTTTGCAGAAAGCGATAAGGCGTGGATTGCCATGAAGGGAAAATCAAAGTTTTTTGTCCGAGTTTCTGCCGATGAAACCTACTGGGATCCTTGCGCGCTTCATGCTGGGTACCATCTTGAGCTTGGCCTTATTGATGAAAAAGCCAACGATCGTTCTGCAAAATTTACAACCCACATCCAGAGCATGGAAGATGAAATGGCAAGACTCTCACAAGGAACCTACAAAAAGAGACCTGTAGCTGAAAACCTTGAGGTTCCTGAGTTTGTTCAAGTGATTGAATTTACCGGAAACGCACGAAGTGCAGGCTCTACCACTATTGGGCAAGCTCTTCCCAACTGGTGCGGCGAAGATGGAAAAGCTGACGACTGCGGACACAGATCTGCCGTTTACACCAATCATCTCAACGCTGGATATAATCAAAAAGAAGCTCCTCGAATGGCGGTAATGCTTTCTGAAGCAGCGCTTCCCTTTTCAATAAACGAAGAGCAGGCTGAACGTGTTGTACTGCATGAAATTTTGCACAACACTGGACCAAATTATGGAAACGTCGTTGGCAAGGAAGGCAAAACAGCCACAGAAGTTTTTGGAAAACAAAAAGGTATGCTTGAAGAGCTAAAAGCTGAAACAGCTGCGGGTCATTTTATTTCCTGGCTAGCTCAGCACAAAGGCCTTTATTCCGATGAACAAAGAAATCAACTTTATACCCGCGGTGTCTTGTGGAATTTAAGCCATTTGAAAAAGGCATTAGAACATAAAACTGATCTCTCAAATGCTGGTGCCTATTCACGGCTTTCTGCCATTCAGTTTGGATGGATGGTTGAGCAAGGCGCTCTTCATTTTAACCCCACATCAAAAACATGGGATATCAACTACGAAAAAATGCCAAAAGCCTGGGAGAGCTTGATGTCTAAAGTAATGACCATCTATGCTTCTGGCGACAAAAAAGCACTAGACGCTCTTACCAGCCGATACTGGAAAGGTGAAGGCCTCAAACAACTTCAACTTGAGGCACTGGAAGAAAAAACCGGAAAATTTCCTGTTCGTTCTATCGTGTATAAAGTAAGTGAGTAAAAAATAAAAATTCTTCAGATCTCAAGGAAAAGCGCTTCGTATTGAAGCGCTTTTTTTTGCTCATTTTTTCCTTGAACATACCCATCTAAGCTCCTGATTTTACTTATTTTGTCCAAAAAAACTCGTTGCATCCATGTCGCCTCAAGTCTAAAAATCTTTAGTATTTCTCCCCGTATAGGGAACTCTGGAGTTTGCTGCAAATGTTTGATTTTCCTTCCAACCCACCATGAAAAAGAGAAGAGCTCATTAATATTTGCATTCCATTTTCGTCCTGGATAAGGCATACGCACCTTCAGCTTCTAACCCTTTACACGTGCAGGAGAACATTATGTTAGGATTTATTAAACCTGGTTTTGGAGAACTGGTCATTGTTTTGATTATTGTCTTGTTGCTTTTTGGCGCAAAACGACTTCCAGAAATTGCATCTTCAATTGGTGAAGCGATTAAAGGCTTCAAAAAAACCATGACTGACGATGACGACAAAAAAAAGAACGAGAAGAAATAAGGTTGTAGGCAAACTATGTTTGGAATTGGATCAACAGAACTCATGCTTATTTTTGGCGTTGCACTTTTTGTGCTTGGTCCCGAACGTTCCATTCAGCTTGCCAAAAAAAGCGGCGAGCTCTTGCGCAAAATTAAAACAGACTGGGCGCATGCAAAAAATCATTTCGATCTTGAAGCCAATCCTCCTCCAAAAAAATCTCCGCCAAAAGATCAATAAGCTTCTATGAAAGAATCTTCTTCCCAACCCTTTCTTGCTCATCTTATCGAACTTCGTTCGCGCTTATTGTATATGTTTCTTGCGCTTATTGTAGGAACAGGACTTTCATTTCTTTTTGCTGAAGAAATTTATCACTGGCTTGCAACGCCGCTCTATCAACATTTGCCAAAAGATTCACATCTCATCACCTTAAGTATTATGGAAGGTTGGCTTGTTTATTTTAAAACTGCTTTCATTGCTGGAGTTTGTCTTTCTGCACCTTTTTGCCTTTATCACCTTTGGGCATTTTTAGCGCCTGGACTTCTCAAACAAGAACAAAGTTTACTTATTAAAGCAGCTCTCGGTTCAAGCTTCTGCTTTTTGATTGGAATTCTTTTTTGCTATTACGTCATTATGCCAACAGGGCTTTCGGTGTTGATTGCATTTGTAAATCCAAACGACATTACGTTCATGCCGCAAATGTCTTTGTATCTTTCTTTTGTAACTCGGCTTCTCTTTTCTTTTGGCTTCGTTTTTCAACTTCCGCTGCTCATTGTCCTTTTGGTAAAATGGAGAATAGTAGAATTGGCAACGTTTAAGCGCCTTCGCCGTCATATGGTGGTAGCTGCCTTTGTAATTGGAGCTATCCTCACCCCGCCTGATGCTCTCACACAAACGATGATGGCCCTTCCTTTCATCGTTCTCTATGAAGTTGGAATTCTTCTTGCCCGTGGAATCAAAGTGAAAAACGAAAACTAAATTTATTTTTCCTTGCAAGACATCATTTCCTTTGGCTTATTCGAAAGATGAAAAAATTCTCTGACAAACTGTTAATCATTCTCATTGTTATCGCATCACTTGCAGGAGCTTTTTGTGGCTGGTTTTACGGACCCAAAATGCTTCCCATTTCCTTCCTCGGAACGTTTTTTTTAAATGCCCTTAAGATGATGGTGGTTCCCCTTGTTATGCTTTCGGTTATCAGTGGAGTAACGAGCCTTGGCGATGTGAGAAAAATTGGGAAGCTAGGTTTTAAAACCATTTCCTATTATTTCATCACCACTATTGTTGCGGTTATTCTTGGCCTTGTCTTGGTGAATATAATTGAACCCGGAATGGGAATTACCGTTGGAGAAGATATTGGCGCTGTTGTTCCAAAGCCTATTGGCATCACCGATATTTTTCTTTCGTTTGTGCATCCCAGTATTGTTGAGGCAATGTCGAGTTCAAAAATTCTGCCCATCATTATTTTTTCTCTGCTCTTTGGTGCAATGGCAACTACCTTGGGTGAAAAAGGAAAAGCATTAATCAGCATCATTGAATCTTTGAACCAAGTGATTATGAAAATGGTACATGTGATTTTATGGATTGCACCCATTGGAATTTTTGCGCTTGTAGCTGCTAAGCTTGGTGAATCTGGAGGTGGCGAAGCATTTTTTGCCGAACTTTCAAAAGTAGGTGCTTATTCTGCAACTGTTCTGATTGGCCTTTTCATTCATGCCGCTCTTGTGCTTCCGCTCATGCTCTTCTTCACCACAAAACGAAATCCATTTCGCTATCTTGCAGGATCGGCAGAAGCACTGGTGACAGCATTTTCCACCGCATCAAGTTCAGCAACCCTTCCGGTGACAATTCAAAACGTAAAAGAAAACAACAAAGTTTCCGAAACAAGCGCCAACTTTGTTCTTCCTCTTGGCTCCACCATCAACATGGATGGAACTGCATTGTATGAAGCTGTGGCTGCAATGTTTATTGCACAAAGTTATGACATTCATCTTGGAGTTGCTGCGCAAGCCATCATCTTTTTTACGGCGGTGCTTGCTTCTGTTGGCGCAGCGGGAATTCCTCAAGCTGGGCTTGTGACGATGGTTCTGGTTTTAACGGCGGTGGGCTTACCACTTGAAGGCATTGGAATTATTTTAAGTGTGGATTGGTTTCTTGATCGCTTCCGAACGGTGGTGAATGTATGGGGAGACTGCGTTGGCGCAGCTGTTATTGACACACTACATTTTGGGAAAGGTAAGCCTTTTTTGTCATTCCCTCATGGTTCTAGAGGGAATCTCCTCGGTTAGTTTTGTCATTGCGAATTTGCCAAAGGCAAATGTGGCAATCTCCTCTGACAATTGAATGAGGAGATCCTTCGTTACACTCAGGATGACAGCAAAGTGTCTGAATTGCTAGATTCCCGACAACAACATTCGGGAATGACAAAACAAAAAACTTTTATTTCATGTAGTTATAATATTGCGAGAACACACCTTAAGCCACATCTTTGTTTTTCTCTTCTGCATCAACATGCTTTTCGCGGAAGTAAATGAGACTGGCGAAGAGAAGTCCGCAAAGCGCAAGTGGTGATATGTCCGCGTTTTCACCGGAACCCAACTGACATCCGAAGTATTTATCTGAGCCACCTGATGATCCGCCAGAACCTCCACCTACAGAACTGCTTCCTCCAACGGTATATTCGAGACCATCGCCAGAGTAGATGGATCCGCTTTTTACAAGAATGTCGGAACCAATATCAGCTCCACTCACAATACTTACAGAAGAACTTGAGGCAACAGAGACACTTGCTGAAATGTCTTCAGAAATATCAGCAACAACTAAGCTTGATGACAATCCTGCCGAGCCATACACAATGTAGAGTGCATTTTCTCCGCCGATGATAATATCGGCAACGCCATCTCCGGTGATGTCACCTATTGCTGATGATCGGCAGAAGAGAGGATCGCTTACATCATTATTAATAGTAACATCAGCATCATCTAAGCTAAGCGCTACGCTTAATGAGTGTGGTCCATAAACGACGTAGGCTGTTTCACTTGTGCAGAGCAGCATGTCTTCTTCGCCGTCGTTGTTCACATCACCAAAGGCAGTGCTTTGCAGTTCACAGTTCGTGCAATCAACCGCTAAGTC is drawn from Deltaproteobacteria bacterium CG11_big_fil_rev_8_21_14_0_20_42_23 and contains these coding sequences:
- a CDS encoding twin-arginine translocase TatA/TatE family subunit, which codes for MLGFIKPGFGELVIVLIIVLLLFGAKRLPEIASSIGEAIKGFKKTMTDDDDKKKNEKK
- the tatC gene encoding twin-arginine translocase subunit TatC, whose product is MKESSSQPFLAHLIELRSRLLYMFLALIVGTGLSFLFAEEIYHWLATPLYQHLPKDSHLITLSIMEGWLVYFKTAFIAGVCLSAPFCLYHLWAFLAPGLLKQEQSLLIKAALGSSFCFLIGILFCYYVIMPTGLSVLIAFVNPNDITFMPQMSLYLSFVTRLLFSFGFVFQLPLLIVLLVKWRIVELATFKRLRRHMVVAAFVIGAILTPPDALTQTMMALPFIVLYEVGILLARGIKVKNEN
- a CDS encoding sodium:dicarboxylate symporter; amino-acid sequence: MKKFSDKLLIILIVIASLAGAFCGWFYGPKMLPISFLGTFFLNALKMMVVPLVMLSVISGVTSLGDVRKIGKLGFKTISYYFITTIVAVILGLVLVNIIEPGMGITVGEDIGAVVPKPIGITDIFLSFVHPSIVEAMSSSKILPIIIFSLLFGAMATTLGEKGKALISIIESLNQVIMKMVHVILWIAPIGIFALVAAKLGESGGGEAFFAELSKVGAYSATVLIGLFIHAALVLPLMLFFTTKRNPFRYLAGSAEALVTAFSTASSSATLPVTIQNVKENNKVSETSANFVLPLGSTINMDGTALYEAVAAMFIAQSYDIHLGVAAQAIIFFTAVLASVGAAGIPQAGLVTMVLVLTAVGLPLEGIGIILSVDWFLDRFRTVVNVWGDCVGAAVIDTLHFGKGKPFLSFPHGSRGNLLG